Proteins encoded together in one Mycobacterium noviomagense window:
- a CDS encoding MMPL/RND family transporter: MNGDRTEPSRLARTLRRLAVPILLGWLALTIVVTVFVPRLDVVERENSVGLLPKDAPSLIAMKRMGKVFHEFDSDSVAMVVLVGDKPLGAEARRYYDGLVGRLERDTTHVEKVQNYWGELVTAGGEQSADSKAAYVQVNLAGDQGSTRADESVHSVESIVARSHPPAGIKAYVTGQAPLTTDITEAGDRGLAKRTAITIGVATLMLLIVYRSFVTVLVVLGVIFVELAAARGVVAFIGSFHLIGFTTFAVSLLMSLAIAAGTDYAIFFLGRYHEARQAGQDRETAFYTTYRGVAHVVLGSGLTVAGAMLCLRLVRLPYLNTLAIPCAVALVVVIAASLTLVPALIAIGGRFGLLDPKRAINIRRWRCLAAAIVRWPAPILASAVVVSIVGGLTLPGYHTNYDDRYYIPAGLISNVGDRAATQHFTHARMNPDLLLVEADHDLRNPVDMLDLDRIAANIFRVPGIARVQSITRPLGYNIEHGTIPFAIGMQPVPIRENLQYLKDRLADILKLSRDDLGVQIATLERMYNVQKELSESIGDSARVTNDTAAITDEIRDHIADFDDFWRPIRSYFYWEKHCFDIPICWSLRSIFDALDGFDKLAENFHKLAKDLQRSADASQEMLTLIPPMIDVAKSMQTTFLTLYSSFSDLLTQMDRMTDTSTLIGEYFDKAKIDGLFYIAPEVFDSPDFKTGLRLLVSPDGKSTRMIITHDVDPATPEGISHVDAELKAAREAVKETPLASAKLYLGGTAAAFKDIQESTKYDVMTEAIAALILIFIVMLVITRALVASIVIVGTVVLSLATGFGLSVLVWQHLLGLELHWIVLPFSVTILLAVGSDYNLLLVSRFKEEIGAGLKTGIIRSMGGTGGVVTAAGLVFAFTMASLAVNELHTLKQGGTTIGLGLLVDTLIVRSLMTPSIATLLGRWFWWPLRVRTRPASELLRSVGPRPLVRALLLRG; this comes from the coding sequence ATGAACGGCGATCGCACAGAACCGTCGCGGCTCGCGCGGACGTTGCGGCGGCTTGCGGTCCCGATTCTCTTGGGCTGGCTGGCTCTTACCATCGTCGTCACCGTCTTCGTGCCGCGGCTGGATGTGGTTGAACGGGAAAACTCCGTGGGGTTGTTGCCCAAGGATGCTCCGTCGCTGATCGCGATGAAGCGCATGGGCAAGGTGTTTCACGAGTTTGACTCCGACAGCGTCGCGATGGTGGTGCTGGTCGGTGACAAGCCCCTGGGTGCCGAGGCGCGCCGCTATTACGACGGCTTGGTGGGCCGGCTTGAGCGCGACACCACCCATGTCGAGAAAGTGCAAAACTACTGGGGCGAACTGGTCACGGCAGGGGGCGAACAGAGCGCCGACAGCAAGGCCGCCTACGTGCAGGTCAATCTCGCCGGCGATCAAGGCTCGACGAGAGCGGACGAGTCGGTGCACTCGGTAGAGAGCATCGTGGCGCGCTCACATCCGCCGGCGGGGATCAAGGCGTATGTCACAGGTCAGGCACCGCTGACTACCGACATCACCGAAGCCGGCGACAGGGGACTTGCGAAGCGGACGGCGATAACGATCGGCGTGGCCACGCTCATGTTGCTCATTGTCTATCGCTCGTTCGTGACCGTGCTGGTTGTGCTGGGCGTGATCTTCGTCGAATTAGCGGCGGCGCGGGGAGTCGTCGCATTCATCGGTAGTTTTCACCTGATCGGCTTCACCACTTTCGCGGTCAGCCTGCTCATGTCGCTGGCGATCGCGGCCGGCACAGATTACGCGATATTTTTCCTCGGCCGCTATCACGAAGCCCGCCAGGCCGGCCAGGATCGCGAGACGGCGTTTTACACCACATATCGCGGGGTTGCCCACGTTGTCCTGGGCTCGGGGCTGACTGTCGCCGGGGCGATGCTGTGTCTGCGGTTGGTGCGGCTACCCTATCTGAACACCCTAGCGATCCCATGCGCGGTGGCGCTGGTCGTCGTGATCGCGGCCTCGCTGACACTGGTCCCGGCCCTTATCGCCATCGGCGGCCGCTTCGGCCTGCTCGACCCCAAACGAGCGATCAACATCCGCAGGTGGCGGTGCCTAGCGGCCGCGATCGTACGCTGGCCCGCGCCGATCCTTGCCAGCGCTGTGGTGGTCTCCATCGTCGGCGGGCTGACCCTGCCCGGGTACCACACCAACTACGACGACCGCTACTACATACCCGCCGGCCTGATATCCAACGTCGGCGACCGAGCTGCCACACAGCATTTCACCCACGCAAGAATGAATCCCGACCTGTTGCTGGTCGAAGCCGATCACGACCTGCGCAATCCGGTCGACATGCTCGACTTGGACCGGATCGCAGCAAATATCTTCCGGGTGCCCGGCATCGCCAGGGTACAAAGCATCACCAGACCGCTGGGATACAACATCGAGCACGGCACCATACCGTTTGCAATAGGCATGCAGCCGGTCCCCATCCGGGAAAACCTGCAGTATCTGAAGGACCGGTTAGCCGATATTCTCAAGCTGAGTCGCGATGACCTCGGCGTCCAGATTGCGACGTTAGAGCGCATGTACAACGTGCAAAAAGAACTATCCGAGTCCATTGGCGATAGCGCTCGGGTGACGAATGATACTGCTGCCATTACGGACGAAATACGGGACCATATCGCAGATTTTGACGATTTTTGGCGGCCGATCCGCAGTTACTTCTACTGGGAAAAACACTGTTTCGACATCCCCATATGTTGGTCGCTGCGGTCTATCTTCGACGCTTTGGACGGCTTCGATAAACTCGCCGAGAATTTTCACAAGCTAGCCAAAGACCTCCAGAGAAGCGCTGACGCGTCGCAAGAGATGCTCACGTTGATACCGCCGATGATCGACGTCGCAAAGTCAATGCAGACCACATTTTTGACCCTCTACAGCAGTTTTTCGGACCTGCTAACTCAGATGGATCGCATGACCGACACCAGCACACTCATAGGGGAATATTTCGACAAGGCTAAAATAGACGGTCTTTTCTATATCGCCCCGGAGGTGTTCGACAGCCCAGACTTCAAGACAGGGCTGAGACTGCTGGTCTCCCCTGACGGCAAATCCACCCGCATGATCATCACCCACGACGTCGATCCCGCGACCCCCGAGGGCATCTCACATGTCGACGCAGAACTCAAGGCCGCGCGCGAGGCCGTGAAAGAAACCCCGTTGGCCAGCGCCAAGTTGTACCTCGGCGGCACCGCGGCAGCATTCAAAGATATCCAAGAATCCACCAAATACGACGTCATGACCGAGGCCATCGCCGCACTGATCCTCATCTTCATCGTCATGTTGGTCATCACCCGCGCGCTGGTCGCGTCGATCGTGATCGTCGGCACAGTGGTGCTGTCGCTGGCGACGGGCTTCGGGCTCTCGGTGCTGGTCTGGCAGCACCTCCTCGGCTTGGAATTGCACTGGATCGTGCTGCCGTTCTCGGTGACCATCCTGCTGGCCGTGGGATCGGACTACAACCTGTTACTGGTCTCACGGTTCAAAGAGGAGATCGGCGCAGGACTCAAAACCGGCATCATCCGCTCCATGGGCGGCACCGGTGGAGTCGTGACCGCAGCCGGCTTGGTGTTCGCCTTTACCATGGCCTCATTGGCAGTCAACGAGCTGCACACGCTCAAGCAAGGCGGCACCACCATTGGCTTGGGCCTGCTTGTCGACACCTTGATCGTGCGCTCGCTGATGACGCCGTCCATAGCTACCCTGCTGGGACGCTGGTTCTGGTGGCCGCTGCGGGTGCGTACCCGCCCGGCTAGCGAACTGCTCCGATCTGTCGGACCCCGTCCTCTGGTTCGCGCTCTTCTTTTGAGGGGGTAG
- the hemW gene encoding radical SAM family heme chaperone HemW has protein sequence MTANPAAVGLPDMQLTPGAPFGVYVHVPFCLTRCGYCDFNTYTPAELGGVNPDAWLGVLGSELELAAARLGGPTADTVFLGGGTPSLLGAERLCAVLDTVRQQFGLAADAEVTTEANPESTSPELFAALRSAGYTRVSLGMQSVSPRVLGTLDRVHSPGRAVAAAGEALAAGFDHVSLDLIYGTPGESDDDLRRSVDAAIDAGVDHVSAYALVVEEGTALARRVRRGELAAPDDDVLAHRYEIADELLRAAGFDWYEVSNWSRPGGQCRHNLGYWDGGQWWGAGPGAHSYVGNTRWWNVKHPNTYAALLADAALPVAGFEQLDADALHTEDVLLKIRLRRGLPLDLLEAAERERAAVAIADGLVVTEDERLVLTDRGRLLADAVVRALLD, from the coding sequence ATGACAGCGAATCCGGCAGCGGTCGGGCTACCCGACATGCAGCTGACCCCTGGGGCACCGTTCGGGGTCTATGTACATGTGCCGTTCTGCCTGACGCGCTGCGGGTACTGCGACTTCAACACCTACACCCCGGCCGAGTTGGGCGGGGTCAACCCGGACGCCTGGCTGGGAGTGCTGGGCTCGGAGCTGGAGTTGGCGGCCGCCCGGTTGGGCGGCCCGACGGCCGACACCGTGTTCCTGGGGGGCGGGACGCCGTCGCTGCTGGGCGCCGAGCGCTTGTGCGCAGTGCTCGACACGGTGCGGCAGCAGTTCGGGCTGGCAGCCGATGCCGAGGTCACGACCGAGGCCAACCCGGAATCCACCTCACCGGAGTTGTTCGCGGCGCTGCGCTCCGCGGGCTACACCCGGGTATCGCTGGGCATGCAGTCAGTGTCGCCGCGGGTGCTGGGCACGCTGGACCGGGTGCACTCGCCGGGACGCGCGGTGGCGGCGGCCGGCGAAGCGCTGGCCGCCGGCTTTGACCATGTCAGTCTCGACTTGATCTACGGAACGCCGGGCGAATCCGACGACGACCTGCGGCGTTCGGTGGACGCCGCGATCGACGCCGGCGTCGACCATGTGTCGGCTTACGCGCTCGTGGTCGAAGAGGGCACGGCGTTGGCGAGACGGGTCCGGCGCGGAGAGCTGGCCGCGCCCGACGACGACGTGCTGGCGCATCGCTATGAGATCGCCGATGAGCTGCTGCGGGCAGCCGGTTTCGATTGGTACGAGGTCTCCAACTGGAGCCGCCCCGGCGGGCAATGCCGGCACAACCTTGGCTACTGGGACGGCGGCCAGTGGTGGGGTGCTGGCCCGGGCGCCCACAGCTATGTCGGCAACACTCGGTGGTGGAATGTCAAGCATCCCAACACATATGCGGCGCTGCTGGCCGATGCAGCCCTGCCCGTGGCCGGTTTCGAGCAACTCGACGCCGACGCTTTGCACACCGAGGACGTGCTGCTGAAAATCCGACTGCGCCGAGGCTTGCCATTGGATCTGCTGGAAGCGGCGGAACGCGAGCGCGCCGCGGTCGCGATCGCCGACGGTTTGGTGGTGACGGAGGATGAGCGGCTGGTGCTCACCGACCGCGGCCGGTTGCTGGCCGACGCGGTGGTACGCGCGCTGCTGGATTAA
- a CDS encoding transglycosylase family protein gives MATSTALLTGSAHADGVNWEAIAQCESGGNWAANTGNGDYGGLQISLRTWDANGGAALSPLPSTATPQEQVLVAQRIMATQGPGAWPRCASCSQDEAPVGSLTHLLTFMSRQTGGCRGSSRAVEDGIA, from the coding sequence ATGGCAACATCAACCGCTTTGTTGACCGGTAGTGCGCACGCGGATGGGGTCAACTGGGAGGCCATCGCGCAATGCGAATCCGGCGGGAACTGGGCGGCCAATACCGGCAACGGTGACTATGGCGGTCTGCAGATCAGCCTGCGCACGTGGGATGCCAATGGGGGCGCTGCGTTATCCCCGTTACCGTCGACCGCCACGCCGCAAGAACAGGTTCTGGTGGCGCAGCGAATCATGGCCACCCAGGGGCCCGGAGCCTGGCCGAGATGCGCATCCTGTAGCCAGGACGAAGCGCCGGTGGGTTCTCTGACGCATCTCCTGACATTTATGTCGCGCCAGACCGGCGGGTGCCGGGGGTCGTCGCGCGCAGTCGAAGATGGAATAGCGTAA
- a CDS encoding nitrite/sulfite reductase, whose translation MTTPRPSPPRSKGRSEGQWALGYREPLNATEQLKKDDAPLNVRARIENIYSKRGFDSIDKTDLRGRFRWLGLYTQRAEGYDGTWTGDENADLLEARYFMMRVRTDGKALSASALRTLGQISTEFARDTADISDRENLQYHWLEIENVPEIWQRLAAVGLQTTEACGDCPRGMLGSPVAGESLDEVLDATPALEEIIRRYIGKPEYANLPRKYKTAVSGLQDVAHEINDVSFIGMHHPEHGPGLDLWVGGGLSTNPMLAQRVGVWVPLDEVPDVWEGVTAIFRDYGYRRLRSKARLKFLIKDWGVEKFRQVLETEYLNRKLIDGPAPEPAKHPIDHVGVQRLKNGLNAVGVAPIAGRVSGTKLSAVADLMERAGSDRARFTAYQKLIILDVPDEKLDEMVAGLDALGLPSRPSHWRRNLMACSGIEFCKLSFAETRGRAQVLVPELEKRLDDINTQLDVPITVNINGCPNSCARIQVADIGFKGQMIDDGHGGSVEGFQVHLGGSLGADSGFGRKLRQHKVTSDELGDYIDRVVRNFVKHRNDGERFAQWAMRADEDDLR comes from the coding sequence ATGACCACTCCCCGTCCCAGCCCCCCTCGTTCCAAGGGCCGCAGCGAAGGCCAGTGGGCGCTGGGCTACCGGGAGCCGCTGAACGCCACCGAGCAGCTCAAGAAAGACGACGCTCCGCTCAACGTGCGGGCGCGCATCGAAAACATCTACTCCAAGCGCGGTTTCGACAGCATCGACAAGACCGATCTGCGGGGGCGGTTCCGCTGGCTGGGCCTTTACACCCAGCGTGCCGAAGGCTACGACGGGACCTGGACCGGCGACGAGAACGCCGACCTGCTCGAGGCCCGCTACTTCATGATGCGGGTGCGCACCGACGGCAAAGCGTTATCTGCTTCCGCACTGCGCACGCTTGGCCAAATCTCGACGGAGTTCGCCCGGGACACCGCCGACATCTCGGACCGGGAAAATTTGCAATATCACTGGCTCGAAATCGAGAACGTCCCGGAGATCTGGCAGCGGCTGGCCGCTGTCGGCCTGCAGACCACCGAGGCCTGCGGTGACTGTCCACGCGGCATGCTCGGCTCGCCGGTGGCCGGTGAATCGCTCGACGAGGTGCTCGACGCCACACCGGCGCTCGAAGAGATCATCCGCCGCTACATCGGCAAACCGGAGTACGCCAACCTGCCGCGCAAGTACAAGACCGCGGTTTCGGGTCTGCAGGACGTCGCGCATGAGATCAACGACGTGTCGTTCATCGGGATGCACCATCCCGAGCATGGGCCGGGCCTAGACCTGTGGGTCGGCGGCGGGCTGTCGACCAACCCGATGCTGGCCCAGCGCGTCGGCGTCTGGGTGCCTCTCGACGAGGTGCCCGACGTGTGGGAGGGCGTGACCGCGATCTTCCGCGACTACGGCTACCGACGACTGCGCTCCAAAGCCCGGCTGAAGTTCTTGATCAAGGACTGGGGCGTCGAGAAGTTCCGCCAGGTGCTGGAGACCGAGTACCTGAACCGCAAGCTGATCGACGGGCCCGCCCCCGAACCGGCGAAGCACCCGATCGACCACGTCGGGGTGCAGCGACTCAAGAACGGGCTCAACGCGGTCGGGGTCGCCCCGATCGCCGGCCGTGTCTCCGGCACCAAACTGTCGGCGGTGGCCGACCTGATGGAGCGCGCCGGCTCGGACCGGGCCCGGTTCACCGCGTACCAGAAGCTGATCATCCTCGACGTGCCCGACGAGAAACTGGACGAAATGGTCGCCGGCCTGGACGCGCTCGGGCTACCGTCGCGGCCGTCGCACTGGCGCCGGAACCTGATGGCCTGCAGCGGGATCGAGTTCTGCAAGCTGTCGTTTGCCGAGACCCGCGGCCGCGCACAGGTTTTGGTGCCTGAGCTGGAAAAGCGCCTCGATGACATCAACACCCAGCTTGATGTGCCGATCACGGTGAACATCAACGGCTGCCCGAACTCATGTGCACGAATCCAGGTCGCCGACATCGGGTTCAAGGGCCAGATGATCGACGACGGCCACGGCGGATCCGTGGAGGGATTCCAGGTGCATCTGGGTGGCAGCCTCGGCGCGGACAGCGGGTTCGGCCGAAAGCTGCGCCAGCACAAGGTCACCAGCGACGAGCTGGGCGACTACATCGACCGAGTTGTGCGCAACTTCGTCAAGCACCGCAACGACGGTGAGCGGTTCGCACAGTGGGCCATGCGAGCCGACGAGGACGATCTGCGATGA
- a CDS encoding phosphoadenylyl-sulfate reductase — MSDSTNWTEAQLRELAERGAKELEGADATELLRWTDETFGGVNGPRGWATCNYVVASNMQDAVLVDLAAKVRPGVPVLFLDTGYHFVETIGTRDAVEAVYDIHVLNITPEHTVAEQDKLLGKNLFARDPNECCRLRKVAPLSKALRGYAAWVTGLRRVEAPTRANAPFITYDEQFKLVKVNPLAAWTDDDVADYIAEHDVLVNPLVYEGYPSIGCAPCTAKPADGADPRSGRWRGLNKTECGLHAS; from the coding sequence ATGAGCGATTCGACGAACTGGACCGAGGCACAGCTGCGTGAGCTCGCCGAGCGCGGCGCCAAAGAGCTGGAGGGCGCTGACGCCACCGAGCTGTTGCGCTGGACCGACGAGACCTTCGGCGGCGTCAACGGGCCACGAGGCTGGGCGACCTGTAACTACGTGGTGGCCAGCAACATGCAAGACGCCGTGCTGGTCGACCTAGCCGCCAAGGTTCGCCCCGGCGTGCCGGTGCTGTTCTTGGACACCGGCTATCACTTTGTGGAAACCATCGGCACCCGCGATGCGGTCGAGGCCGTCTACGACATACACGTGCTCAACATCACTCCCGAGCACACGGTGGCCGAGCAAGATAAGCTGCTGGGCAAGAACCTGTTCGCGCGTGATCCCAACGAGTGCTGCCGGTTACGTAAGGTCGCTCCGCTGTCCAAAGCGCTGCGCGGCTACGCCGCGTGGGTGACCGGGCTGCGCCGGGTGGAGGCGCCGACCCGCGCGAACGCCCCGTTCATCACTTACGACGAGCAGTTCAAGCTGGTGAAGGTCAACCCGCTGGCCGCCTGGACCGACGACGATGTGGCCGACTACATCGCCGAACACGACGTGTTGGTCAATCCCCTTGTCTACGAGGGCTATCCATCGATTGGTTGCGCTCCCTGCACGGCCAAGCCAGCCGATGGCGCCGATCCGCGCAGCGGGCGCTGGCGGGGGTTGAACAAGACCGAATGCGGGCTGCACGCATCGTGA
- a CDS encoding sirohydrochlorin chelatase, with protein MTTLVLAAHGSADPRSAANARAVAGQLRRMRSELDVRVGFCELNSPRLVDVLTPGALVAPLLLADAYHARIDIPRQIAGVAGVRQAEVLGEDGRLVSVLRERLSAAGVSRLDSELGVIVVAIGSSHADANARTASVAPRLAVGTRWAGATTAFATSPQTLAEAAAELRRRGARRLVIAPWFLAPGRLTDRVREFACTAGIPMAAPLGAHRLVAETVLDRFDAALAADRLAA; from the coding sequence GTGACCACGCTCGTACTGGCCGCGCACGGCAGCGCAGATCCGCGCTCTGCCGCCAACGCCCGCGCGGTAGCCGGCCAGCTGAGGCGGATGCGGTCCGAACTCGATGTGCGCGTCGGGTTCTGCGAGCTGAACAGCCCACGGCTGGTCGACGTGCTGACGCCTGGCGCCCTGGTCGCTCCCCTGTTGTTGGCCGACGCTTACCATGCCCGCATCGACATTCCCCGACAAATCGCGGGTGTGGCCGGTGTACGCCAGGCCGAGGTCCTCGGCGAAGACGGCCGGCTAGTGTCGGTGCTGCGCGAGAGGCTCAGTGCGGCAGGCGTTTCCCGGCTCGATAGTGAGCTTGGCGTGATCGTGGTGGCCATCGGCTCCTCGCACGCCGACGCAAATGCCCGCACCGCTTCGGTGGCGCCCAGGCTGGCGGTCGGTACCCGATGGGCAGGTGCGACGACGGCGTTTGCCACGTCGCCGCAGACGTTGGCGGAAGCTGCCGCCGAGTTGCGGCGACGCGGGGCGCGCCGGCTGGTGATCGCGCCATGGTTCTTGGCGCCCGGACGATTGACCGATCGGGTACGCGAGTTCGCCTGCACCGCAGGCATTCCGATGGCCGCCCCACTCGGTGCGCACCGGCTGGTTGCCGAGACCGTCTTGGATCGCTTCGACGCAGCGCTGGCTGCCGACCGGTTGGCGGCTTAA
- a CDS encoding sulfate/molybdate ABC transporter ATP-binding protein — translation MNDAIIVTGAYKRYGDFVALDNIDFTVPAGSLTALLGPSGSGKSTLLRAIAGLDQPDSGTITINGRDVTRVPPQRRGIGFVFQHYAAFKHLTVRDNVAFGLKIRKRPKAEISKKVDNLLEVVGLSGFQNRYPNQLSGGQRQRMALARALAVDPQVLLLDEPFGALDAKVREDLRAWLRRLHDEVHVTTVLVTHDQAEALDVADRIAVLNNGRIEQVGSPTEVYDTPANAFVMSFLGAVSSLNGTLVRPHDIRVGRRPDMQIATGDAAAEATGVIRATIDRVVMLGFEVRVELTNAASGAPFTAQITRGDAEALGLKEGDTVYVAPTRVPPIAGEASVPTADALA, via the coding sequence ATGAATGACGCGATCATTGTGACCGGCGCCTACAAGCGTTACGGCGACTTCGTCGCGCTCGACAACATCGACTTCACCGTGCCCGCCGGTTCGTTGACGGCGCTGCTGGGTCCTAGCGGTTCGGGCAAATCGACGCTGTTGCGGGCCATCGCGGGCCTCGACCAACCCGACAGCGGCACGATCACGATCAACGGCCGCGACGTTACCCGGGTGCCCCCGCAGCGGCGTGGGATCGGGTTCGTGTTCCAGCATTACGCGGCGTTCAAGCATTTGACGGTGCGCGACAATGTGGCGTTCGGGCTGAAGATCCGCAAGCGGCCCAAAGCCGAGATCAGCAAAAAGGTCGACAACCTCCTCGAGGTCGTCGGGCTGAGCGGATTCCAAAACCGTTACCCCAACCAGCTTTCCGGCGGCCAGCGCCAGCGCATGGCGCTGGCCCGCGCACTGGCCGTGGACCCGCAAGTGCTGCTGCTCGACGAGCCTTTCGGTGCGTTGGACGCCAAGGTCCGCGAGGATCTGCGCGCCTGGTTGCGCCGGCTGCACGACGAGGTGCACGTCACCACGGTGCTGGTGACCCACGATCAGGCCGAGGCACTCGACGTGGCCGACCGGATCGCCGTGCTCAACAACGGACGGATCGAGCAGGTGGGCTCGCCGACCGAGGTCTACGACACCCCGGCCAATGCGTTCGTCATGTCGTTCTTAGGCGCGGTGTCCTCGTTGAACGGCACCTTGGTGCGTCCGCATGACATCCGGGTGGGTCGGCGTCCCGATATGCAAATCGCCACCGGTGACGCGGCCGCGGAGGCCACCGGCGTCATTCGGGCCACCATCGACCGGGTGGTGATGCTGGGCTTCGAAGTGCGCGTCGAATTGACCAATGCCGCCAGCGGTGCGCCGTTCACCGCGCAGATCACCCGAGGTGACGCCGAAGCATTGGGTCTGAAGGAGGGTGACACCGTTTACGTCGCACCCACCCGGGTGCCGCCGATTGCCGGCGAGGCGAGCGTGCCGACAGCCGACGCGCTGGCATAG
- the cysW gene encoding sulfate ABC transporter permease subunit CysW: protein MTVSPRVRYLLRFLALGYVFVLVIVPVAVILWRAFAPGLGQFFAYVSTPAAVSALHLSLLVVAIVVPLNVVFGIPTALVLARDKFRGKGVLQAIIDLPFAVSPVIVGVALIVLWGSAGVLGFVERNVGLKIIFGLPGIVLASIFVTLPFVIREVEPVLHELGTDQEEAAATLGSAWWQTFWRVTLPSIRWGLTYGIVLTIARTLGEYGAVLMVSSNLPGTSQTLTLLVSDRYNRGAEYGAYALSTLLMAVSVLVLIFQVALDARRARKEVL, encoded by the coding sequence ATGACGGTCTCGCCGCGGGTTCGCTACCTCCTCCGCTTTCTGGCGCTCGGTTACGTGTTCGTCTTGGTGATCGTTCCGGTGGCGGTGATCCTGTGGCGAGCGTTCGCACCGGGGTTAGGCCAGTTCTTCGCCTATGTCAGTACCCCGGCAGCGGTGTCGGCGCTGCATCTGTCGCTTTTGGTGGTGGCGATCGTGGTGCCGCTGAACGTGGTTTTCGGCATTCCGACGGCACTAGTATTGGCGCGCGACAAGTTCCGCGGCAAGGGTGTGCTCCAGGCCATCATCGACCTGCCATTCGCGGTTTCGCCGGTGATCGTGGGTGTAGCGCTGATCGTGTTGTGGGGTTCAGCCGGGGTGCTGGGCTTCGTCGAACGAAACGTCGGGCTCAAGATCATATTCGGTCTACCGGGCATCGTGCTGGCCAGTATCTTCGTCACCTTGCCGTTCGTGATCCGTGAAGTCGAACCGGTGCTGCACGAGCTGGGCACCGACCAGGAGGAGGCGGCGGCGACCCTGGGTTCGGCTTGGTGGCAGACGTTTTGGCGGGTGACGTTGCCGTCCATCCGGTGGGGACTGACCTACGGGATCGTGCTGACCATCGCGCGCACGCTCGGCGAATACGGCGCGGTGCTGATGGTGTCCTCGAACCTGCCCGGTACATCGCAGACGCTGACCTTGCTGGTCTCCGACCGCTACAACCGGGGCGCGGAGTACGGCGCGTACGCGCTGTCGACGCTGCTGATGGCGGTCTCCGTGCTGGTCCTGATCTTCCAGGTGGCCCTGGACGCGCGGCGCGCACGAAAGGAAGTGTTATGA
- the cysT gene encoding sulfate ABC transporter permease subunit CysT — translation MTTTITPDPEAIRPEVDYHARRGSSRPDVLHASTSLRVGVAVVWLSIIVLLPLAAINWQAVGGGWRAFWLAVTSHAALESFWVTLSISAGVTLLNLPFGLLVAWVLVRDDFLGKRFVDAVIDLPFALPTIVASLVMLALYGPHSPVGLHLQHTAWGVGVALAFVTLPFVVRAVQPVLLEIDRETEEAAASLGATNPTIFTSVVLPSLTPALLSGAGLAFSRAIGEFGSVVLIGGAVPGKTEVSSQWIRTLIENDDRTGAAAISIVLLAISFVVLFILRTFGARAAKHEELAA, via the coding sequence ATGACGACCACGATCACGCCCGACCCGGAGGCCATCCGCCCGGAAGTCGACTACCACGCGCGCCGGGGGTCGAGCCGACCCGATGTGCTGCACGCCAGCACGTCGCTGCGGGTGGGGGTGGCGGTGGTGTGGCTTTCGATAATCGTGCTGCTGCCGCTGGCCGCGATCAACTGGCAGGCCGTCGGCGGCGGCTGGCGAGCGTTTTGGCTGGCGGTCACGTCGCATGCCGCGCTGGAATCGTTTTGGGTGACGCTGAGCATTTCCGCCGGTGTCACACTGCTGAACCTGCCGTTCGGCCTGCTGGTCGCGTGGGTGTTGGTGCGGGACGACTTTCTAGGCAAGCGGTTCGTCGACGCGGTCATCGACCTGCCGTTCGCGCTGCCCACCATCGTCGCCAGCCTGGTGATGCTGGCGCTCTACGGGCCGCACAGTCCGGTAGGCCTTCATCTGCAGCACACCGCGTGGGGCGTCGGAGTGGCGCTGGCGTTCGTGACGTTGCCGTTCGTGGTGCGGGCGGTGCAGCCGGTGCTGCTCGAAATCGATCGCGAGACTGAGGAGGCGGCTGCGTCGCTAGGAGCCACCAATCCGACGATCTTCACCTCGGTGGTGCTGCCGTCGCTGACCCCGGCGTTGCTATCCGGTGCGGGCCTGGCCTTCTCGCGCGCCATCGGCGAATTCGGCTCGGTGGTGCTGATCGGCGGCGCCGTGCCGGGCAAGACCGAAGTATCCTCGCAGTGGATCCGGACATTGATCGAGAACGACGACCGCACCGGGGCAGCTGCGATATCCATTGTGCTGCTTGCTATCTCGTTCGTCGTGCTATTCATCCTGCGCACCTTCGGGGCGCGGGCAGCGAAACACGAGGAGTTGGCCGCATGA